Proteins encoded within one genomic window of Fusarium musae strain F31 chromosome 4, whole genome shotgun sequence:
- a CDS encoding hypothetical protein (EggNog:ENOG41~BUSCO:EOG092641K1) produces MKVFSNKVTYNYSWDEVSTANWTKYGPWNNKSEHVIAVDTLSRDVDPATGILRTERLITCKQTVPDWIKAIIGGTGDESFMYEASYVDPINKTVTMVSQNLTWSNLVNVQEEVVYKPLGDHQTQFIQNANITALCGGWQRIKNSIEDTMVSRFRENAVKGREGFERVLMMSRKAFAEEKARQIL; encoded by the coding sequence ATGAAGGTCTTCAGCAACAAGGTCACATACAACTACTCCTGGGACGAGGTGTCCACAGCAAACTGGACAAAGTACGGCCCCTGGAACAACAAGTCTGAGCATGTCATTGCCGTCGACACCCTCTCCCGCGATGTCGACCCCGCGACTGGTATCCTTCGTACCGAGCGTCTGATCACCTGCAAGCAAACCGTGCCCGATTggatcaaggccatcattgGTGGCACCGGCGACGAGAGCTTCATGTATGAGGCTAGCTACGTCGACCCCATCAACAAGACCGTCACAATGGTTAGCCAGAACCTGACATGGAGCAACCTCGTCAACGTCCAGGAGGAGGTCGTCTACAAGCCCCTCGGTGACCACCAAACACAGTTCATCCAGAACGCGAACATCACTGCTCTCTGCGGTGGCTGGCAGCGAATCAAGAACAGCATCGAAGACACCATGGTGTCCCGCTTCCGCGAGAATGCTGTCAAGGGCCGTGAGGGCTTCGAGCGCgttctgatgatgagccgAAAGGCTTTCGCCGAGGAGAAGGCGCGCCAGATTCTATGA
- a CDS encoding hypothetical protein (EggNog:ENOG41) codes for MFEWKPPAFGTPVWMSIPATDVSRAAEFYKTVFNFNFKDSDHKKPDVFRKFDFNPSLGLTGGIVQAPDYTGNIHPGKGGLMVYWFVENVDNIGPIIEKAGGKMLTEKEKEGEHGLYRFFEDTEGSVGAVYQMA; via the exons ATGTTTGAATGGAAGCCTCCGGCCTTTGGTACTCCCGTCTGGATGAGCATCCCTGCCACAGACGTCAGCCGTG CTGCAGAGTTCTACAAGACTGTATTCAACTTTAACTTCAAGGACTCCGACCACAAGAAACCTGATGTGTTCAGGAAATTCGACTTCAACCCCAGCCTGGGCTTGACAGGTGGTATTGTACAGGCTCCTGACTACACTGGAAACATCCACCCCGGAAAAGGAGGTCTCATGGTTTACTGGTTTGTCGAAAACGTTGACAACATCGGCCCCATCATTGAAAAGGCTGGAGGTAAAATGTTGaccgagaaggaaaaagagggCGAGCATGGCCTGTATAGGTTCTTTGAGGATACCGAGGGATCTGTTGGTGCTGTGTACCAAATGGCTTGA
- the SPM1_2 gene encoding Subtilisin-like proteinase Spm1 (EggNog:ENOG41): MSDLQGRKVFKVFNQDFIVDERYTVTKELGQGAYGIVCAAVNNQTNEGVAIKKVTNVFSKKILAKRALREIKLLQHFRGHRNVSSAEAQRVPGSKQGRITCLYDMDIPRPDNFNETYLYEELMECDLAAIIRSGQPLTDAHFQSFIYQILCGLKYIHSANVLHRDLKPGNLLVNADCELKICDFGLARGFSVDPEENAGYMTEYVATRWYRAPEIMLSFQSYTKAIDVWSVGCILAELLGGRPFFKGRDYVDQLNQILHILGTPNEETLSRIGSPRAQEYVRNLPFMPKKPFPSLFPQANPDALDLLDKMLAFDPSSRISVEQALEHPYLHIWHDASDEPDCPTTFNFDFEVVEDVGQMRGMILDEVMRFRQTVRTVPGQGGPAGLQNQQGVPVPLPQSNSQWTAEDPRPQEYQGHGTTGLEQDLQGGLDASRR; encoded by the exons ATGTCGGACCTTCAAGGACGGAAGGTCTTCAAGGTCTTTAACCAGGACTTTATCGTCGACGAGCGCTACACGGTGACCAAGGAGCTTGGACAGGGAGCCTACGGTATCGTCTG TGCCGCCGTTAACAACCAAACCAACGAGGGCgtcgccatcaagaaggtcacCAATGTCTTCAGCAAGAAGATTCTCGCCAAGCGCGCTCTGCGCGAGATAAAGCTGCTTCAGCACTTCCGAGGCCACCGCAACGTGAGTTCCGCCGAGGCGCAACGAGTACCAGGGTCAAAGCAGGGACGC ATCACATGTTTGTACGACATGGACATTCCTCGACCCGATAACTTCAACGAGACGTATCTGTACGAGG AGCTGATGGAGTGTGATTTGGCTGCCATCATCCGATCTGGCCAGCCTCTTACCGATGCCCATTTCCAATCCTTTATCTACCAGATCCTTTGCGGTCTCAAGTACATTCACTCCGCCAATGTGCTCCACCGAGATCTCAAGCCCGGAAACTTGCTCGTCAATGCCGACTGTGAGCTCAAGATTTGTGATTTCGGTCTTGCCCGAGGTTTCTCAGTCGATCCCGAGGAGAATGCCGGATACATGACCGAGTATGTTGCTACCCGATGGTACCGTGCGCCCGAGATCATGTTGAGCTTCCAGAGCTACACCAAAGCGA TTGATGTTTGGTCTGTTGGTTGTATTCTCGCTGAGTTGCTGGGTGGCCGACCTTTCTTCAAGGGCCGTGACTACGTCGACCAGCTCAATCAGATTCTTCACATTCTTGGAACTCCCAACGAAGAGACCCTCTCTCGCATTGGCTCACCCCGTGCTCAGGAATACGTCCGCAACCTCCCTTTCATGCCCAAGAAGCCATTCCCTAGCCTGTTCCCTCAGGCTAACCCTGATGCTCTCGACCTTCTCGACAAGATGCTCGCCTTCGACCCCTCATCTCGTATCAGCGTAGAGCAAGCTCTCGAGCACCCTTACCTCCACATCTGGCACGATGCCTCAGACGAGCCCGACTGCCCTACCACATTCAACTTCGACTTCGAGGTCGTTGAGGATGTTGGCCAGATGAGAGGCATGATCCTGGACGAGGTGATGCGATTCCGACAGACTGTCCGCACTGTTCCTGGCCAAGGTGGCCCTGCCGGTCTCCAGAACCAGCAGGGTGTGCCCGTTCCTCTGCCTCAGAGCAACAGCCAATGGACAGCGGAGGACCCCCGACCACAGGAGTATCAGGGCCATGGAACCACGGGACTCGAGCAGGATCTCCAGGGAGGACTGGATGCCTCCAGGAGATAA
- a CDS encoding hypothetical protein (BUSCO:EOG09265A08~EggNog:ENOG41), whose product MAEGIFQNLAKQPNLKDKIGRIDSCGTAAYHSGEPPDDRTMATLEANGINDYDHLARRFHPSDFNTFDYIFAMDRSNLSDLHRLQKNAPDSKAKVMLFGEFSGTKRPEIVNDPYYGGDDGFAKAYEQCTRFSKNFLKETFGEE is encoded by the exons ATGGCTGAGGGCATCTTCCAGAACCTTGCCAAGCAGCCGAATCTCAAGGATAAGATTGGACGCATCGACTCTTGCGGTACAG CTGCTTATCACAGCGGAGAACCCCCGGATGACAGAACCATGGCTACCCTCGAGGCCAATGGTATAAATGATTACGACCATCTCGCGCGGCGC TTCCACCCGAGCGACTTCAACACCTTTGACTACATTTTCGCCATGGACAGATCGAACCTCTCTGATCTTCACAGACTACAGAAGAACGCCCCAGACTCCAAAGCCAAGGTTATGCTGTTCGGCGAATTCAGCGGAACAAAGCGACCCGAGATCGTCAACGACCCCTACTATGGGGGAGACGACGGTTTCGCAAAGGCGTATGAGCAGTGCACACGGTTCTCCAAGAACTTTCTCAAGGAGACTTTCGGAGAAGAGtaa
- a CDS encoding hypothetical protein (EggNog:ENOG41), whose protein sequence is MTDNHTEANASTTAKSPIERKPVGGIPPESPSVERTPTLPPRPAQDSGEKTSEAPKCDTCSVPKKAGSTRSKSPPTPIKVDKTQPEDFEGELATNNDLPSAETLKKIENYIVLDRHGKSHPFKTLYTGSNVARRVLIIFVRHFFCGNCQEFLRSLSEAITPEALLRLPVSTFIAVIGCGDPALIDMYVNETGCRFPVYTDPTRSLFDALGMSKTLQLGTKPAYMRRSMMHSIVGSIVQGVKQIPTGNVLKMGDQRQVGGEFLFEPRDILTPISTPRDEKPKPISAFEEAEERGPDHDGNEEKRVTWCHRMKTTRDHAEIPELIEVLGLDQTATAGRDVSRASITSARKGKGHSMAQEIRKLSAERSRTSNET, encoded by the exons ATGACGGACAATCATACAGAGGCCAACGCCTCAACTACTGCGAAATCCCCCATTGAGCGCAAGCCCGTGGGAGGCATCCCTCCTGAGAGTCCTTCTGTCGAACGAACCCCGACTCTTCCTCCACGACCAGCGCAAGACTCTGGCGAAAAGACCTCTGAAGCTCCAAAATGCGATACTTGCTCTGTACCTAAAAAGGCTGGTTCTACAAGAAGCAAATCTCCCCCTACGCCGATCAAGGTCGACAAGACGCAGCCCGAAGATTTTGAAGGCGAACTTGCGACCAACAACGACCTACCCTCCGCCGAAAccctcaagaagatcgaaaACTACATCGTTCTCGACAGACATGGAAAATCACACCCCTTCAAGACCCTTTACACTGGTAGCAACGTTGCACGACGCGTGCTCATCATCTTTGTTAGACATTTCTTCTGTGGC AACTGCCAAGAGTTTCTGCGCTCTTTGTCCGAGGCTATTACTCCAGAAGCTCTCTTGCGGCTACCAGTGAGCACATTCATTGCGGTTATTGGGTGTGGTGATCCTGCGCTCATTGATATGTATGTCAATGAGACGGGATGTCGCTTTCCCGTGTATACCGATCCGACGAGGTCCCTTTTCGACGCCCTTGGCATGTCAAAGACGCTGCAACTAGGCACCAAGCCAGCCTACATGCGCCGAAGCATGATGCACAGCATTGTTGGTAGCATAGTCCAAGGCGTGAAGCAAATTCCAACCGGAAACGTTCTCAAGATGGGCGACCAACGTCAGGTCGGCGGCGAGTTCCTCTTTGAGCCACGAGACATCCTCACacccatctcaacaccacgaGACGAAAAGCCGAAGCCCATTAGCGCATtcgaagaagcagaagaacgAGGCCCAGACCACGATGGaaacgaggagaagagagtcaCATGGTGTCATCGCATGAAGACTACGCGCGACCACGCTGAAATTCCTGAGCTCATTGAAGTGCTGGGTCTAGACCAGACCGCTACCGCTGGACGGGACGTGAGTCGTGCCTCGATCACTTCAGCGCG
- a CDS encoding hypothetical protein (EggNog:ENOG41) produces the protein MSRRAPKGEYIETDTGNKVARKAVLVGTQNIMLGGKTVIQPEVMIRGDLARTATSSSSGTSPANNTAVAIGRYCFLARGVLLRPPGRIYKGAFTYMPLRIGDHVFVGQGTVVQAAAVGNHVHIGKGCTIGEFAILKDYVKVLDGTVVPPSMVIPSFSIVAGQPAQVIGEIPEGGYDDFELRDMYKTVGNNPHPPAS, from the exons ATGTCTCGCCGAGCTCCCAAGGGCGAGTACATCGAGACC GACACTGGTAACAAGGTCGCTCGCAAGGCTGTCCTCGTCGGTACTCAAAACATCATGCTCGGCGGCAAGACCGTCATCCAACCTGAAGTCATGATCCGCGGTGATCTCGCTCGAACAGccacatcgtcatcctctgGCACCTCGCCAGCGAACAACACAGCCGTCGCCATTGGCCGATACTGCTTCCTAGCTCGAGGTGTACTGCTGCGTCCACCGGGCCGCATATACAAGGGCGCATTCACATACATGCCCCTACGCATAGGAGACCACGTCTTTGTTGGCCAAGGTACAGTAGTGCAAGCTGCAGCTGTGGGGAATCACGTACATATCGGAAAGGGATGTACGATTGGAGAGTTTGCTATCTTAAAGGACTACGTCAAGGTATTGGATGGGACGGTTGTGCCGCCGAGTATGGTCATTCCAAGCTTTTCGATCGTTGCGGGACAGCCGGCTCAGGTTATCGGGGAGATCCCTGAGGGAGGTtatgatgactttgagttGAGGGATATGTACAAGACTGTGGGAAATAATCCCCATCCTCCAGCGTCATGA
- a CDS encoding hypothetical protein (EggNog:ENOG41), with the protein MVLTHTTNHNYNHPFPTVTLAYFLRYSSPQLNPFAAHVLSTDTIESYVDPKTRRLHTTRIHLKKSRMPGAVYKLLPASVTGGGSGDKASYILETSVVDIKEGWMKTESRNLNFTGVLSVIEKQEFNVPAEGSNQNPNETAVTTMVQFRSRLGDKIRGKLGQAQEDGWFKNGIIGGWGTKGIQRSIESIASTKTQDQMGKSRDGMKLVLERLRNNGVMGVLETIRRERQRQLA; encoded by the coding sequence ATGGTTCTCACTCACACGACAAACCATAACTATAACCACCCTTTCCCGACTGTCACTCTTGCCTACTTCCTCCGATACTCCTCGCCTCAGCTAAACCCCTTCGCCGCCCATGTTCTTAGCACCGACACCATTGAGAGCTATGTCGACCCAAAAACCCGTCGACTTCACACAACTCGCATCCATTTGAAGAAAAGTCGAATGCCTGGTGCCGTTTACAAGCTACTTCCTGCCAGTGTCACTGGTGGTGGCTCTGGAGACAAGGCATCATACATCCTCGAGACGAGTGTTGTCGATATCAAGGAGGGTTGGATGAAGACGGAGAGTCGGAACCTCAATTTCACCGGCGTGCTTTCTGTCATTGAGAAGCAGGAGTTCAACGTCCCTGCTGAGGGCTCCAACCAGAACCCTAACGAGACTGCTGTGACGACTATGGTTCAGTTTAGGTCAAGACTCGGTGATAAAATCAGGGGCAAGCTgggacaagctcaagaggACGGCTGGTTTAAGAATGGTATCATTGGTGGCTGGGGCACGAAGGGTATTCAGCGCAGCATCGAGAGCATTGCCTCCACCAAGACGCAGGATCAAATGGGGAAAAGCCGAGATGGCATGAAACTCGTCCTCGAACGATTGCGCAACAATGGCGTAATGGGAGTCCTCGAGACGATACGGCGAGAACGTCAGCGACAGCTCGCTTAA
- a CDS encoding hypothetical protein (MEROPS:MER0001728) — protein sequence MAAQVPTEALKELNVADGSQKPGANTQSKTDAAGDDHGEDDSEDEANGTAPAEGAAKKKKKRKPKKKKKNPTSQSDPPRVQVSQLFPNKSYPHGEEVEYKDENNYRTTDEEKRHLDNLNSDFLADYREAAEIHRQVRQWTQKNVKPGQTLTQIAEGIEDGVRALTGHAGLEEGDSIKAGMGFPCGLSLNHCAAHYTPNAGNKMVLQQEDVMKVDFGVHVNGRIVDSAFTMSFDNKYDNLLKAVQEATNAGIREAGIDARVGEIGGVIQETMESFEVEIDGTTYPVKSIRNLTGHNILPYSIHGTKAVPIVKSNDQTKMEEGDVFAIETFGSTGNGYVRDDMETSHYAKRGDSQHVDLRLSSAKSLLNVINKNFGTLPFCRRYLDRLGQDKYLLGLNNLVNAGIVEAYPPLCDKKGSYTAQFEHTILIRPTVKEVISRGDDY from the exons ATGGCAGCTCAAGTCCCCACTGAAGctctcaaggagctcaacg TGGCCGATGGCTCTCAGAAGCCCGGCGCAAACACACAATCAAAGACCGATGCTGCCGGAGACGATCACGGCGAAGATGACTCCGAAGACGAAGCCAACGGCACTGCTCCCGCCGAGGGAGCcgccaaaaagaagaagaagagaaagcccaagaagaagaagaagaaccctACCAGCCAGAGCGACCCTCCTCGAGTCCAGGTCAGCCAGTTGTTCCCTAACAAGTCCTACCCTCACGGAGAGGAGGTTGAATACAAGGACGAGAACAACTACCGAACtaccgatgaggagaagcgcCATCTCGATAACCTGAACAGCGACTTCTTGGCCGACTACCGCGAGGCAGCCGAGATTCATCGCCAGGTTCGACAGTGGACTCAGAAGAATGTCAAGCCTGGACAGACCTTGACTCAGATCGCTGAGGGAATTGAGGATGGTGTCCGTGCTCTCACTGGACACGCCGGACTAGAGGAGGGTGATAGTATCAAGGCTGGTATGGGTTTCCCTTGTGGTCTGAGTCTCAACCACTGCGCCGCGCATTACACTCCCAATGCCGGTAACAAGATGGTTCTCCAACAGGAGGATGTCATGAAGGTCGATTTCGGTGTCCACGTCAATGGTCGTATTGTCGACTCTGCCTTTACTATGTCCTTCGACAACAAGTACGACAACCTTCTCAAGGCCGTCCAGGAGGCCACTAACGCCGGTATCCGCGAGGCCGGTATCGATGCTCGCGTCGGTGAAATTGGTGGTGTCATCCAGGAGACCATGGAGAGCTTCGAGGTTGAGATCGATGGAACCACGTACCCCGTCAAGAGTATCCGCAACCTCACAGGCCACAACATTCTGCCCTACAGCATCCACGGAACCAAGGCCGTACCCATCGTCAAGAGTAACGATCAGACCAAGATGGAGGAAGGCGATGTCTTTGCCATTGAGACCTTTGGAAGCACTGGCAATGGATACGTCCGCGACGATATGGAGACGTCGCACTATGCTAAGCGAGGAGACTCGCAGCACGTTGATCTCCGCTTGAGCTCGGCCAAGTCTCTGCTTAACGTGATTAACAAGAACTTTGGCACTCTGCCGTTCTGCCGCCGATATCTGGACCGTCTTGGCCAGGACAAGTATCTACTTGGA CTCAACAATCTGGTCAACGCTGGTATCGTCGAAGCGTACCCGCCCTTGTGTGACAAGAAGGGCTCGTACACTGCTCAGTTTGAGCAT ACCATTCTGATTCGACCCACCGTGAAGGAGGTCATCAGCCGTGGAGATGACTACTAG
- a CDS encoding hypothetical protein (EggNog:ENOG41): MSPPELPSKLVTVPWSEALNSEIDSCGSESSPSPFALTVPHAIIRNTHLYNQLRYAEDLDNRSLKDVIAPLCQEIAHFQKQDNNEMYGLSKTIIIKYGETSLRVIRRMLDLNLVYNSHPEIPGDIPLVFAQGTWSGTLRDTVLYRMHYAEDFKIANHNQFKNGAYVTDVLTQDHRDRVERAAKEREVLSAVWQEVAESSKLKFSSSKCLGMAKESALELCLETVEAFHEKLDRVSDDKEYELYVGDTEEVHRHQARQLLHIAVRAAANWEPRQPGSSDNILAMYCQDMLRRRRNDIRKQNAELRQQLEAILGDTRGGQVGMGSNGESEYDNDDESEDSDDSDLPMFGHYT; this comes from the exons ATGTCTCCCCCAGAGCTCCCCTCCAAGCTTGTCACGGTCCCCTGGTCGGAGGCTCTTAACAGCGAGATCGACTCTTGCGGGTCCGAATCATCTCCAAGCCCATTCGCTCTAACCGTCCCTCATGCTATCATCCGAAATACTCATCTCTATAACCAGCTCCGCTACGCTGAAGACCTCGACAACCGATCCCTTAAGGACGTCATCGCTCCTCTCTGTCAAGAGATCGCACACTTTCAAAAGCAAGACAACAATGAGATGTACGGCCTCTCCAAGACCATCATTATCAAGTACGGTGAGACTTCTCTCCGCGTCATCCGTCGCATGTTGGACCTCAACCTGGTCTACAACTCTCACCCTGAGATCCCTGGCGACATTCCTCTGGTCTTTGCTCAGGGTACTTGGTCTGGTACTCTCCGCGACACTGTTTTGTACCGTATGCAT TATGCCGAGGACTTCAAGATTGCGAATCACAACCAGTTCAAGAACGGCGCTTACGTCACCGACGTTCTTACTCAGGATCACCGCGACCGAGTCGAGCGCGCTGCCAAGGAGCGTGAGGTCCTGTCCGCTGTTTGGCAAGaagtggctgagagctcTAAGCTTAAATTCTCTAGCTCTAAGTGCCTAGGGATGGCAAAAGAGTCTGCCCTAGAGCTCTGCCTCGAGACTGTGGAGGCCTTCCacgagaagcttgacagAGTCTCAGATGACAAGGAGTATGAGCTTTATGTAGGAGATACAGAAGAGGTTCACCGCCATCAGGCCCGTCAGCTGTTGCATATTGCAGTCCGAGCTGCTGCCAACTGGGAGCCTCGACAACCCGGATCTTCAGACAATATTTTGGCTATGTACTGTCAAGACATGCTCCGACGCCGTAGGAACGATATCCGCAAGCAGAATGCAGAACTGAGACAGCAGCTTGAGGCCATTCTTGGAGATACTCGTGGAGGACAGGTCGGCATGGGCAGTAATGGTGAGAGCGAATAtgacaatgatgatgagtctgAGGATTCCGATGATTCTGATCTTCCTATGTTTGGCCACTACACCTAA